In Chloroflexota bacterium, the genomic window AGCAGCGGCGGCTCGCCGGGGCCGAGGTAGGCGAAGATGATCCCGTTCTTCTCGACGCATGGGTACGCGGTGTGACGGATGCGCTCGTGGAAGGTGCTGCCGGCTGGCTCCCCGGGCTGTTCGAGGCACCGGCCGGAAACGTCGAAGAGCCAACCGTGGTAGATGCAGCGGATCCCGCCGTCCTCGAGCCGACCGTAGGAGAGGTCGGCGCCCCGATGGGGGCAGTGCAGGCTCAGGAGGCCCGGATGGCCAGCGTCATCGCGAAAGAGGACGAGGTCCTCGCCCAGGAGGCGCACGGGGACCGGTGCGCCGCCGGGGGGCAGCTCCTCGGACAGGGCCGCCGGCTGCCAGTAGCGGCGCATGAGCTCGCCGCACGGGGTGCCGGGTCCAGTCTGGGTCAGCAGGTCATTCTCTTCTTTCGTCAGCATGGCGTCCCTCTTCTTCGCTACTTCACGGTCGGTATTGCCCACTCCGCCATCTTCCACTTGTCCCAGGTCTCGCGTCGGCGCTGATCGCTGAAGCGATTCACCGGCGGGAAGTTCTCGAGGCGGTCGAAGGGCCGGCAGCCGTTGATGATGAGCCGCTTGTACGGCAGGGCGTTCCGGCTCTCGCGCTCCTCGATGGGGCGGAGGGGGTCCAGGAGCCATCGGCTCTGGACGATGCTGGTGCGCGCCTCCTCGGGATCGAAGCGGGTCCCGACCGCCCACAGCACTTCCATGGGGTCGCGGATGTCCACGTCGTGGTCGACGACGATGAGCATGCGGCTCGTCGAGCCCATCGTGTCCAGCTCGTCCATGAGGCGCCGTACGTCGTCGGGCTGCTGCTGCTCGATGGCGAAGACGGTCGCGCCCAGGGGTCGGAAGTCCCAGATCTTGCGCACGGGGATCTCGAGCTGCTGAAAGTGACGGAGCAGACCGGCGCTTCGGATCTGGATCGGGAACACGTAGTGCTTATCATGCTTGAACGGGGGCGCGCCGTAGAGGATCGGATCGGTCCGGTAGTAGAGCGCCTTCACGTGGATGACCGGCTCCGGGGTCGACGAGTACTCGTAGTATCCGGTCCACTCCGCGAACGGCCCCTCGACGTGACTCTCGCGGTCGGGTGGCGGGATCTCTCCCTCGATGGCGATCTCGGAGCCGGCCGAGATCGGCAGGCCGGTCACGGAGCCGCGGATGACGGGCACCGGCTCGCCGGCGAGGTAGCCCGTATATTCGTACTCCTCCATGGAGTGGCGCGGCGAGCCGTTCGTCGAGCACGCGCTGAGGAAGAGGAGCGGCTCCGGACCGAAGGTGATGGCGACCGGGCACGCCTCCCCGCGTTTCCAGTGCTTTTCCATGATGCTGCGTCCGTCGCTGTCCGGCTCGGAGAAGATCATCAGCGTGTTGCGATCGTGGAGCTGCACCCGATAGGCGCCGACGTTCACCGCGCCCGTATCCGGATCGCGCTGGATCACGCCGAGCCCAGTGCCGATATAGCGCCCGCCGTCCAGCTCGTGCCAGTGGGGAACGGGGAACTGGAGCAGATCGACGTCGGCGCCCGTCTGGACGTTCTCGAGGATCGGCCCGCTATCGACGACGCGCGGGGGGACCGGTCTGTACTGCTCGAAAATGTCCTGGAACTTGGGAGCGATCTCCTCCTCGGGCAGCCCAATGTCCATGCCGAGCGCCATGAGGGCGCGCCGCCGGCTGCTGGTGACATTCGAAGCCACGCGGTAACCGGTGGGATAACCGACGACGTCGTCGAAGAGGAGCGCGGGTCCGTCCTGGTCGAGCGCCAGCTCGGCGATCGCGCCGATCTCGAGGTGCGGGTCCGCCCCTCGAATGACCTTCAGCTCGCCCATGCGGTCCGATTCGGCCAGGAACGTTCGCAGGTCGAAGAGTGGCATGTTTATCGCTCCCGAGCAGACTTAGAGGGTGAGGAAGGCGGTCAGCAGCCGATGGCGCTCCGCTTCATCGGGGCGGGAAGCGGAACCTACGATCAGGGCGCGAGGGCGATCACGTCGAGCGCGAAGTGGGCGTTGCCGCCCGGCTGGGTGTTGGCGTCAGCCACGCGCACGGCGATCCGGGCGGGCGGGTTGGTGGGGAAGTACTCCATCCACACCTCGTGGAATGGCGTTCGGTACTTCAGATCGTGGAGGTAGAGGGTGACTTTGACGACGTGGTCGAGGGTTGCGCCCGAGGCCGCCAGCAGCCCCTTCAGGTTTTCGAACGCCTGGCGGGCCTGCTCCTTGGTGTCGTCGC contains:
- a CDS encoding Rieske 2Fe-2S domain-containing protein, with product MLTKEENDLLTQTGPGTPCGELMRRYWQPAALSEELPPGGAPVPVRLLGEDLVLFRDDAGHPGLLSLHCPHRGADLSYGRLEDGGIRCIYHGWLFDVSGRCLEQPGEPAGSTFHERIRHTAYPCVEKNGIIFAYLGPGEPPLL
- a CDS encoding RidA family protein, with product MVREAIPTEGGRERAAGMVAGVKAGGFIFFSAIRGTAPGTRQMSDDTKEQARQAFENLKGLLAASGATLDHVVKVTLYLHDLKYRTPFHEVWMEYFPTNPPARIAVRVADANTQPGGNAHFALDVIALAP
- a CDS encoding UbiD family decarboxylase, which codes for MPLFDLRTFLAESDRMGELKVIRGADPHLEIGAIAELALDQDGPALLFDDVVGYPTGYRVASNVTSSRRRALMALGMDIGLPEEEIAPKFQDIFEQYRPVPPRVVDSGPILENVQTGADVDLLQFPVPHWHELDGGRYIGTGLGVIQRDPDTGAVNVGAYRVQLHDRNTLMIFSEPDSDGRSIMEKHWKRGEACPVAITFGPEPLLFLSACSTNGSPRHSMEEYEYTGYLAGEPVPVIRGSVTGLPISAGSEIAIEGEIPPPDRESHVEGPFAEWTGYYEYSSTPEPVIHVKALYYRTDPILYGAPPFKHDKHYVFPIQIRSAGLLRHFQQLEIPVRKIWDFRPLGATVFAIEQQQPDDVRRLMDELDTMGSTSRMLIVVDHDVDIRDPMEVLWAVGTRFDPEEARTSIVQSRWLLDPLRPIEERESRNALPYKRLIINGCRPFDRLENFPPVNRFSDQRRRETWDKWKMAEWAIPTVK